From Alligator mississippiensis isolate rAllMis1 chromosome 9, rAllMis1, whole genome shotgun sequence, one genomic window encodes:
- the DRD1 gene encoding D(1A) dopamine receptor: protein MTWNDTTMDGEGLLVERDSSFRILTGCFLSLLILSTLLGNTLVCAAVIRFRHLRSKVTNFFVISLAVSDLLVAVLVMPWKAVAEIAGFWPFGSFCNIWVAFDIMCSTASILNLCVISVDRYWAISSPFRYERKMTPRAAFIMISVAWTLSVLISFIPVQLNWHKAKTTSFLDLNVSFQGMTMENCDSSLNRMYAISSSLISFYIPVAIMIVTYTRIYRIAQKQIRRISALERAAVHAKNCQNSTGNRNSIDCQQPESNFKMSFKRETKVLKTLSVIMGVFVCCWLPFFILNCMVPFCEPTVPSRGAEPFCISSTTFDVFVWFGWANSSLNPIIYAFNADFRKAFSTLLGCYRLCPTSNNAIETVSINNNGAVVFSSHQEPKGSSPKECNLVYLIPHAIICPEEELLKKEEESELSKTLEKMSPALSGILDYEADVSLEKINPITQNGQHKT from the coding sequence ATGACTTGGAACGACACCACAATGGATGGGGAAGGGTTGCTTGTGGAAAGGGACTCCTCCTTTCGAATCCTCACCGGCTGCTTCCTTTCTTTGTTGATACTCTCCACGCTTCTGGGGAACACGCTGGTCTGTGCAGCTGTCATTAGATTTCGCCATCTGAGGTCCAAGGTGACCAACTTCTTTGTGATCTCCTTGGCAGTGTCAGATCTTTTGGTGGCGGTCTTGGTCATGCCTTGGAAAGCTGTTGCTGAGATAGCTGGTTTTTGGCCTTTTGGTTCATTCTGCAACATATGGGTGGCATTTGATATTATGTGTTCCACAGCCTCAATCTTAAACCTGTGTGTCATTAGTGTGGACAGATACTGGGCCATTTCCAGCCCATTTAGGTATGAGAGGAAAATGACTCCCAGGGCAGCCTTCATCATGATCAGTGTGGCATGGACCTTGTCTGTGCTGATTTCTTTCATTCCGGTGCAGCTGAACTGGCACAAGGCTAAAACAACAAGCTTTTTAGACTTAAATGTCAGTTTTCAAGGTATGACCATGGAAAACTGTGATTCCAGTCTAAACAGGATGTATGCCATTTCCTCTTCTCTAATTAGCTTTTACATACCGGTGGCCATCATGATAGTGACCTACACAAGGATATACAGGATTGCTCAAAAACAGATAAGGCGAATCTCAGCTCTGGAAAGAGCAGCAGTGCATGCCAAGAACTGCCAAAACTCCACTGGTAACAGAAACAGTATTGACTGCCAACAGCCAGAGAGCAACTTCAAAATGTCTTTCAAGAGGGAAACAAAAGTTTTAAAGACTCTGTCAGTGATCATGGGGGTGTTCGTATGCTGCTGGTTACCCTTTTTCATATTGAACTGCATGGTGCCCTTCTGCGAACCTACTGTACCATCACGGGGAGCAGAACCCTTTTGCATTAGTTCTACCACCTTtgatgtttttgtttggtttggatGGGCTAATTCCTCACTGAACCCCATCATTTATGCCTTCAATGCTGATTTCCGCAAGGCGTTTTCAACTCTATTAGGATGCTACAGACTCTGCCCCACCTCCAACAATGCGATAGAGACTGTTAGTATCAACAACAATGGAGCAGTTGTTTTTTCAAGTCATCAGGAACCCAAAGGATCCAGCCCAAAAGAGTGTAACCTGGTGTATCTGATCCCACATGCTATTATCTGTCCAGAAGAAGAACTtctgaaaaaggaagaagagagtgAACTATCTAAGACCTTGGAGAAAATGTCTCCAGCACTGTCGGGAATCTTGGATTATGAAGCTGATGTGTCTTTGGAAAAGATCAACCCCATTACTCAAAACGGGCAACATAAAACCTGA